The Zingiber officinale cultivar Zhangliang chromosome 2A, Zo_v1.1, whole genome shotgun sequence genomic sequence ATAGATAAACATAAATCAGCTCAGCATCATCCACGTGGTAATGGAATAATAAAATTTAGTATTCCTTCTAGGTAATGGAATACACATCCATCTAATAGATAAGCATAATACCAACACCCCTAGCATATAATGAAAAAtcaatatccatccaaatagtaATAGTACATAAGTCatgtaataaaataaaattacttcgGTATTAAATGCAAAATCAAGATTGGGTTGTGTGAACATAGACATCGCCAAATAAACTATAGTTGACATTTGATTTTATGGAGGAATATGAGGGTATAAGAGGCATTGAAATTTATGTTCATAGTCTGAGAGGTTAATATAACAATGCAGGGAATAAACGTTCAATGACATCACCCAAAGATGAAGCATTGGGAATCCAATTGGAATATGAGCTCGAGtatatctaatttttaaaataaatacagAAATTCAAACTAAAAGAGTCTGATAttcgaacataaacaagctcttatcaaGCCGAACACTAAACTTGTTCATGAAAGTTCGGTTCATTTACAGCCTTAGGGGAGGGGCATATAAAGAGTCAAGTATAAGAGATCAACCTTACGGATGTATCAATAAAAGCTACATTTTTACAAGACTTATCACATAATGTTTCAATCAACATTAATGAATTTATCTTCACAATGTCTGCAAAAGTATGCATTGTTATTATTAAATTGAGACAAAGCATTTAAAACAATGTGTCAACTCAATGAATAGACAAAATACATTAACTTTAGAAAAAGATAAAATTTCCAAGATTATTTTACCAAAGATGATATTGATTATTAACATTTCACATTCAATCTAGAGAAGATCATAATGCAGTAATGGAATTCTCTCACGATTGACAGAGATACAAAACTACATTTACAGATTTAGAACAAAGTGCATCCAATGTATGTTAAAATAAACACTTACAAGAGCAAGCATATCTCTGAGATAGCTTCTAAATGGTGTCTGCAATGCCTGTAAGGTGAAGATGTTAAAGTTGTGTTAAACTATAGGGGGGAAAGATGAAATGCTTTACTACATCTAAAGTGTAACAAAGGGCATTTGCCAATTCTATAGGATACGGGTGAAAGTGCACAATTTCAGTTACTTTATAGCGAGGAggaaagttaaataaataaataaaaacttcacTTACTCAGGGCAAttactgcaaaaaaaaaaatatatggtaATAAATATTATACTGTACAAGCATACCAGAAGTAAAGGATATCCTCTCACATGACATGAAAATAGAAACATTTATCCAAAATATCTTAGAATCATTCATATTAAGTCATAACTGATAATTATTACATTGAGCTTCTGTTACTGCTATTACAAAAGATTGTTCATACTGTGTACAACTCTACAAACTAGCAAGGAGAGTTGAAACATTAAAGTGCTATAGAATGTGATGGATTggaaattcaaacaatcaaatgtTTTGTTAgcacaaaaaaataataacaacagTAAATCACATATTTGCAAGAAactctaaagaaaataaaaggatggCCTTTCATGGTAAATGTGGATGACCAAGCCAATAAATCAGCCAAATGATTGCAAGATAAGAATTAGTTATGAACATCATATAACTTCAACATTTTAACAAATTTATCCACCTTTTACAATTAGATCTTATACTGTTGGACATCATAGCAAACCTCTAGTATTATTGATTCTCTATTACAATTTTTTCTGTTAACTTTTCATTCATAGTTAAATAGGGAATGGCATCCcaataatataaataaaacacaaatcaATACCACACAAAAGCAACATAGAGGAAAACATGCAAGATTTATGAGTTGATTATTATAATTTCAGGATATAATTTATTCTTTAGGTTGTGATAACATgataaataatttagatttattttatgatatttagATGCTAAACCATCCTATTAGCTAGCGGAAAGGCCAGGCTAGATATGTCAAAACCTGAGAAGTAGGTAACCAACCAAAATTGTGATTCTACTAAGCGAAGCAAGACAAGAATGAACAGTTTGATAGAGATTAATCTGTTGGACATTTGACTAAACCCAATATCAAATtgtagccaaaaaaaaaaaaatcatctgttGCCAGACTCCGCCCTCCAACATAGAGAGATCTTCCAACCAATCAATGAGGCAATACTTCCTTAAAATCAAAAATCATTTCCGAAccacaaaaacaaaacaagagaGAAAGCAAGCGAAAACCTGTAAATCCTCGGGAAGGTACTCGTGTTTCATGGACAGATCCATGGCGCGCTTAAGGCGTTGGTTCCTGGCGTCCACCACTTCGCGCGGCAGCCTGTTGAGAGCCTCCTTAATGTCCAGATCGTACAGGGGATCATACAGATCCTCGTATCTCAGCCCTAAAACAGAAGATTTATTTGTTGTTTTCAgaagaaattatatgaaaaaaaaatcgaATAATCCAAGAGCAGGATCCGTATGGGGAGGAAGGAACGACGAGATCACCATATCTCTTGAGGCGTTTGGAGAGGGCTTTGTAGTGCTGGGCCGCGAACCAGTTACGGCGGGGGTCAGTGAGCCATTTCACAAACGCAGACGCCATCCTCAAATCAGCCGGCGACGGatcaatcaaacaatcaatcaccTAGATCGAGGCGACGCCGACAAGCTTCCACCCACGCCTCTCTCTATACAACAATTATCAGCTACGGCGGAACCCAACCACGGGAAATATAAAGTAGAGCAACGTGAATTGGGCCGCCCTCCAAGAGTTGGGCCGGCCTGACCCTAACCAATTCACAATTGTTGGATTTTAAGGGtaatttgttttgttttgttgtattttttttttgttaatagtaaACCTCCACTTACATTTTTAAAGTTTCTTCAACGTGTCCCTCAATTCTTAATCATTGATATCCTAAATATTAGATAAATTCCCCGTTAAATGTTAGAAAATAACACTTATGTTTTTTTAGAACATGTTTAAGATCTTCTTAAAC encodes the following:
- the LOC122042004 gene encoding cytochrome b-c1 complex subunit 7-like: MASAFVKWLTDPRRNWFAAQHYKALSKRLKRYGLRYEDLYDPLYDLDIKEALNRLPREVVDARNQRLKRAMDLSMKHEYLPEDLQALQTPFRSYLRDMLALVKKESAEREALGALPLYQRTIT